tatgtgtatgtatatatgtatgtatatacgtatgtgtgtgtatatatatatatatatatatgtgtgtatatatatgtgtgtatatatatatatatatatatatatatatatgtgtgtatatatatatatatatgtgtgtgtatatatatatatatatgtgtgtgtatatatatatatatatatatatatatatatgtatacatatatttaaaaagatagattaattgatcatttattttcaccatATAGTCTATTAAGGAAATGCTGTCAAATGAGTTTTTCATTCTTTATTTACATATATCAGCATGTATAGGTTTTCATTTGTCGTGATACTATTTGTTATCATATCGTTACTGTGAGTCCTGTGGCTAATTTTCACTGCGTTGCACTTCCTCATCAGATACTACTACAACAAGAGGATCCTCCACAAGACCAAAGGCAAGCGGTTCACCTACAAATTCAACTTCAATAAACTGGTGTTGGTCAACTACCCTTTCATTGACATGGGCTCCACCGGTAAGCCTGGAGAGTGtagcgctgtgtgtgtgtgtgtttgtttatgtgcttcCTAATCTCTCAATATGATGCCGTGATTATGTCGGATTAGACTGGAAATCTCTGTTGTTTCTCAGTATCCTCGTCTCTGTCGTCTCCAGGAAATGGTGTCCCTCAGAGCGCCCCACCCGTCCCCTCCAGTGCCGGGACTCACTTCCGGTTCCCTCCCTCAACGCCCTCGGAAGTCCTTTCCCCGAACGAGGACCTGCGCAGCCCTGGTGGCCTGTACAGCTCGGTGGCCCGCCGCATGGCTCGCGGCTCCGTGAGCGACTGCAGCGATGGCACTTCTGTCAATTCCGAGATAGAAGACGGCAATCTGGGCGGTGGGGAGGAGAGGGCGGAGAGGAGCGTGGCTGGCGGAGGAGGGCCCGGAGGTGGAGGGGGAGGCTACAGGAGCATCATCCACCCCCGCTTGTCTCACGAGTCTCTGTTCCGCATCTACGGGGGAGGTGGCAACCCCAGCGCTCACCCGGGCTCCCGTGGCCCCGTCGGGCACCGTATTCACCCAGAATCTTTGTCCCCCTTCCCCGTGTCCCCCCTGCCTGGACCGGGAGGAGCGGGCCTCCTTGCCCCACCTCTATCCCCAGCTCTCAGCTTGACTCCCGCATCACACCTCCCTTACACTCCCTCACCCACTCTGTCGCCCATGTTGGGCTCCCACTTCTCCTTTAACCCAGAGGACATGAAGCGCTACCTACAGGCGCACACCCAGTCAGTGTACAACTACGGGCTCAGCCCCCGCGCTTTCCTGCAGTACCCCAACATCGTCATCCCACAGCCACACCGGCCCGCCGCCGACAAGGTAGGTCTGGGCGGTGAGCGAGGAGCGACAGAGCGAGCCGAAAGAGAACGAGCTGGTGAGCGGCACCATCACACACCGCTGTCTCACtccacccaccaccaccacccgcacCCACCTCACTCGGCCCACCCTCACCCCCAATCCCACCCGATGCATCACACACTCCACCTGGGCGAGGAGCCCCCTCACATGTCCCCCTTCAAGTTTAAGCTGCAGCCACCACCGCTGGGCCGCAAGCAGAGAGATGGGCAGAGCCAGAACAAAGCACGGCAGAGCTCGCTCTCCTCCGGCTCTGGGTCCGGGTCCATGTCGTCCACTTCAGGCCTAGGCTCCTCGCTGTCGTTTGGTAGCGACCTGAGCTCGGCCAGTGGCTCGGGCCTTATCTCTGCATCGTCCTCCACGCAGTCCCTCAACAGTGCAGGCCTTCCCAAAATCAAGGTAAGACAATTAGGGCCTTTGTTTGAACCCAAATATTTGCGGGagatagggactgagccctaccacaaactatgatctcgAAATACTTTAATATTACgcttattatttaaaaaaaaaaaaaaaagaaatacaccaGAAGtgcgtttatatatatatatatatatatatatatatatatatatatccttcaTGACCCGTAAAAATAGTGATCATCAATAACAATGTTGTTTGTAAACTGAACTTTTTAATAGCTATTCtgcagagcaaaaacaaacacgtcTGGCGAAGACTCTGTAACTTCTTCAGCCAACAACCCGGGATAGCCTCCCCGACATAAAAATCTCTTGGGTTACGTTGACACGGTGTTGTCGCCAGCCACAGCAGCTACGTTTCAGGACACCGTGAACAAGACAGGATGGTCGTGAGACAACGCGGAGGGAAACATGACAGGCAAACATgacaggctgtgattgctgtGGATGCCCGGCAAGATGTTTAAATTGTCATAACATTTGCCATGGCAGTCACTGTAAGGATGAGAAGCCCGTACCTCCATGGCGTGTCATGGATACCAAGATAGATTGTGCGGAAAAACTGGGTGAGAATTGAGTAAAAAGAAAGGACTAGGCAAAGTCCCAAGACACCCTAAGAACAGTCTAGATGGACTATTTCAACATACTTCTTTGACAATTACTAATTTCCCATCACCCAGGGCTTTGGCAGCAGCTTGTGGCGCATTAAGGCATTATAGAaagagaaatatatatatatatatatttacaaaaacaaaaacaaaaataagggcATTTTTCAGTGAATTGCAGAGGATGGGTTCCACAGAAACTGCGAAAAGGTAAAGTCATGATTATTTTTAAGGTTAATATAAGATTGGTTTccatcatagtttgtggtatatttatggtttatatTACAGGCAATATTTTGGGGGAACGTCACTTACTTgagtttttttcattattcccggcagggctcggtccccaTTCCTTTACTGTAGTTTACTGTATTGAATCTAAGTCATTGATGTTGGTAAGATCCTTGAATGTGTGTTTCGTGTTTCTCAAACGTAATCTGATTCCAGGTGGAGCCCAT
The genomic region above belongs to Phyllopteryx taeniolatus isolate TA_2022b chromosome 6, UOR_Ptae_1.2, whole genome shotgun sequence and contains:
- the erfl3 gene encoding ETS domain-containing transcription factor ERF, which gives rise to MKTPGDNGFAFPDWAYKPESSPGSRQIQLWHFILELLRKEEYHDVIAWQGDYGEFVIKDPDEVARLWGARKCKPQMNYDKLSRALRYYYNKRILHKTKGKRFTYKFNFNKLVLVNYPFIDMGSTGNGVPQSAPPVPSSAGTHFRFPPSTPSEVLSPNEDLRSPGGLYSSVARRMARGSVSDCSDGTSVNSEIEDGNLGGGEERAERSVAGGGGPGGGGGGYRSIIHPRLSHESLFRIYGGGGNPSAHPGSRGPVGHRIHPESLSPFPVSPLPGPGGAGLLAPPLSPALSLTPASHLPYTPSPTLSPMLGSHFSFNPEDMKRYLQAHTQSVYNYGLSPRAFLQYPNIVIPQPHRPAADKVGLGGERGATERAERERAGERHHHTPLSHSTHHHHPHPPHSAHPHPQSHPMHHTLHLGEEPPHMSPFKFKLQPPPLGRKQRDGQSQNKARQSSLSSGSGSGSMSSTSGLGSSLSFGSDLSSASGSGLISASSSTQSLNSAGLPKIKVEPISDIESEEEVEVTDISDEDPDERDEDFELFAHRLSRAPNRHLHHHHLVSNDSAAHPSLPDEDLDEDVFKAPAPPPPGLTPFLASQHGYSSAHRGPPALKTEPGESADSSPPPNPPPQTKCIPLKLRFKRRWSEDQRMEASQEESDDKKVRPQEQRDRQSNGRMETEEDVPGEVDSPPLSAYQSSIAPPLPAHRRASAELHRAAAQLSLENKDC